The Brachyhypopomus gauderio isolate BG-103 chromosome 17, BGAUD_0.2, whole genome shotgun sequence genome includes a window with the following:
- the LOC143481168 gene encoding lysosomal proton-coupled steroid conjugate and bile acid symporter SLC46A3 isoform X2, whose protein sequence is MPEWLERLRRIVTVEPAIFFYMTSTFIMLPAYQHLVIVKVCQELYEDSEACKDSGHGEDTKDVQSHSSYILLIYTAVLSSVSIPPALLLGSWSDAAGRRSVMVLPFLLSVLSGGVFMAMALVPSLSVYWCLLAAGLTGLSGGHVSVFLSSFSYLADATTDPGAGRTLRMAVAEAMIFVGGTVGFLLGGFLEQDLGLPAAFAAFITCHILAVFYILLWLRDPTPVSSTLGVLTNDDSVREDLEESEWGLFVLKHARRSFRAVFKRRSGQERLKLHFLILCTFINNLVAIGEQSILLLYLMYEPREFTTEMFGLFNSARMLLLGFGLLGLFPLLLRCFKEMTLAKLGTSFRAASYVLLAFSTNTWMVFLVAVLSAPAGITQAVIRSLSSAIVGPDEQGAMFSFSASVEATCFIFAAVLFNGLYPQTLSTFPGMPFIVMAGFCIIVLILMQWISEMPATHPRLVLPD, encoded by the exons ATGCCAGAATGGCTGGAGAGGCTGAGGAGAATAGTTACAGTGGAGCCAGCCATTTTCTTCTATATGACCAGCACATTCATTATGCTGCCAGCGTATCAGCACCTGGTCATTGTCAAG GTTTGCCAGGAGCTGTATGAGGACTCGGAAGCCTGCAAAGACTCCGGGCATGGCGAGGACACCAAGGATGTGCAGTCACACTCTTCCTACATCCTGCTCATCTACACGGCCGTCCTGAGTTCAGTGTCCATCCCGCCCGCCCTGCTGCTGGGCTCCTGGTCAGACGCCGCGGGGCGCCGCTCCGTCATGGTGCTACCCTTCCTGCTGTCGGTGCTGAGCGGCGGCGTGTTCATGGCCATGGCGCTGGTGCCCAGCCTGAGTGTTTACTGGTGCCTCCTGGCTGCAGGCCTCACGGGCCTGAGTGGAGGCCACGTCTCAGTCTTCCTGAGCTCCTTCAGCTACCTGGCCGACGCCACGACCGACCCGGGTGCAGGTCGCACGCTGCGTATGGCCGTGGCCGAGGCCATGATCTTCGTCGGCGGCACGGTGGGCTTCCTCCTGGGGGGCTTCCTGGAGCAGGACCTGGGTCTGCCGGCAGCCTTCGCCGCCTTCATCACCTGTCACATCCTGGCTGTCTTCTACATCCTGCTGTGGCTGCGAGACCCCACACCGGTCAGCAGCACGTTAGGCGTCCTGACTAACGATGACAGCGTTCGGGAGGACTTGGAGGAAAGCGAGTGGGGGCTGTTTGTTCTGAAACATGCCAGGCGGTCGTTTAGGGCGGTGTTCAAGAGGAGGTCAGGACAGGAGAGGCTGAAACTGCACTTCCTCATCCTCTGCACCTTCATAAACAACCTGGTCGCTATCG GGGAGCAGTCTATCTTGCTGCTCTATTTGATGTATGAGCCCAGGGAGTTCACCACTGAGATGTTCGGGCTGTTTAACTCTGCCAGAATGCTCTTGTTG GGATTTGGCCTTTTGGGTCTCTTCCCACTGCTGCTGCGCTGCTTTAAGGAGATGACTTTGGCCAAGCTCGGTACCTCCTTCAGAGCCGCCTCATACGTCCTGCTGGCGTTCTCCACCAACACCTGGATGGTCTTCTTAG TGGCAGTTCTGTCCGCGCCAGCGGGGATCACTCAAGCGGTCATTCGCTCTTTGTCCTCTGCCATTGTGGGACCTGATGAACAAG GTGCCATGTTCTCCTTCTCAGCATCCGTGGAGGCCACCTGTTTCATCTTCGCTGCTGTCTTATTCAATGGCCTCTACCCGCAGACCCTGTCCACATTTCCTGGTATGCCCTTCATCGTTATGGCTGGTTTTTGCATCATCGTCCTCATCCTCATGCA GTGGATCAGTGAGATGCCAGCCACTCATCCTCGTTTGGTGCTCCCAGACTGA
- the LOC143481168 gene encoding proton-coupled folate transporter isoform X1 yields the protein MPEWLERLRRIVTVEPAIFFYMTSTFIMLPAYQHLVIVKVCQELYEDSEACKDSGHGEDTKDVQSHSSYILLIYTAVLSSVSIPPALLLGSWSDAAGRRSVMVLPFLLSVLSGGVFMAMALVPSLSVYWCLLAAGLTGLSGGHVSVFLSSFSYLADATTDPGAGRTLRMAVAEAMIFVGGTVGFLLGGFLEQDLGLPAAFAAFITCHILAVFYILLWLRDPTPVSSTLGVLTNDDSVREDLEESEWGLFVLKHARRSFRAVFKRRSGQERLKLHFLILCTFINNLVAIGEQSILLLYLMYEPREFTTEMFGLFNSARMLLLGFGLLGLFPLLLRCFKEMTLAKLGTSFRAASYVLLAFSTNTWMVFLVAVLSAPAGITQAVIRSLSSAIVGPDEQGAMFSFSASVEATCFIFAAVLFNGLYPQTLSTFPGMPFIVMAGFCIIVLILMQPAQKSPREDSAKRRQRQTPRKISQRKISQKKAPIHLTPSLLTAPVPRCSLPWICD from the exons ATGCCAGAATGGCTGGAGAGGCTGAGGAGAATAGTTACAGTGGAGCCAGCCATTTTCTTCTATATGACCAGCACATTCATTATGCTGCCAGCGTATCAGCACCTGGTCATTGTCAAG GTTTGCCAGGAGCTGTATGAGGACTCGGAAGCCTGCAAAGACTCCGGGCATGGCGAGGACACCAAGGATGTGCAGTCACACTCTTCCTACATCCTGCTCATCTACACGGCCGTCCTGAGTTCAGTGTCCATCCCGCCCGCCCTGCTGCTGGGCTCCTGGTCAGACGCCGCGGGGCGCCGCTCCGTCATGGTGCTACCCTTCCTGCTGTCGGTGCTGAGCGGCGGCGTGTTCATGGCCATGGCGCTGGTGCCCAGCCTGAGTGTTTACTGGTGCCTCCTGGCTGCAGGCCTCACGGGCCTGAGTGGAGGCCACGTCTCAGTCTTCCTGAGCTCCTTCAGCTACCTGGCCGACGCCACGACCGACCCGGGTGCAGGTCGCACGCTGCGTATGGCCGTGGCCGAGGCCATGATCTTCGTCGGCGGCACGGTGGGCTTCCTCCTGGGGGGCTTCCTGGAGCAGGACCTGGGTCTGCCGGCAGCCTTCGCCGCCTTCATCACCTGTCACATCCTGGCTGTCTTCTACATCCTGCTGTGGCTGCGAGACCCCACACCGGTCAGCAGCACGTTAGGCGTCCTGACTAACGATGACAGCGTTCGGGAGGACTTGGAGGAAAGCGAGTGGGGGCTGTTTGTTCTGAAACATGCCAGGCGGTCGTTTAGGGCGGTGTTCAAGAGGAGGTCAGGACAGGAGAGGCTGAAACTGCACTTCCTCATCCTCTGCACCTTCATAAACAACCTGGTCGCTATCG GGGAGCAGTCTATCTTGCTGCTCTATTTGATGTATGAGCCCAGGGAGTTCACCACTGAGATGTTCGGGCTGTTTAACTCTGCCAGAATGCTCTTGTTG GGATTTGGCCTTTTGGGTCTCTTCCCACTGCTGCTGCGCTGCTTTAAGGAGATGACTTTGGCCAAGCTCGGTACCTCCTTCAGAGCCGCCTCATACGTCCTGCTGGCGTTCTCCACCAACACCTGGATGGTCTTCTTAG TGGCAGTTCTGTCCGCGCCAGCGGGGATCACTCAAGCGGTCATTCGCTCTTTGTCCTCTGCCATTGTGGGACCTGATGAACAAG GTGCCATGTTCTCCTTCTCAGCATCCGTGGAGGCCACCTGTTTCATCTTCGCTGCTGTCTTATTCAATGGCCTCTACCCGCAGACCCTGTCCACATTTCCTGGTATGCCCTTCATCGTTATGGCTGGTTTTTGCATCATCGTCCTCATCCTCATGCA GCCAGCGCAAAAATCACCAAGAGAGGACAGCGCTAAAAGACGGCAGAGGCAGACGCCGAGGAAGATCTCTCAGAGGAAGATCTCGCAGAAGAAAGCCCCGATTCATCTCACACCGAGTCTCTTGACGGCCCCTGTACCTCGGTGCAGTCTGCCGTGGATCTGTGATTAA